The following proteins are encoded in a genomic region of Glycine max cultivar Williams 82 chromosome 18, Glycine_max_v4.0, whole genome shotgun sequence:
- the LOC100787897 gene encoding disease resistance protein RPM1 — MCNWDYLVSFARAVYPIIVDVFNQVRGVKKESADIEADLESFKAFIHGADKEAEDEQDADRREGIKKMVKQLREAAFCMEDVIDEYEISCEEKQPGDPGCAVLPCDAVGFTKTLIPRILLAYKIHDVKSLVCGIKERYGLCSQFSLEQRPYSSRGNQNAAWQNIRLAALHTHEADTEGLEGPRKILKDWLVDGLKELTVITVEGMGGLGKTTLSKQVFDNPDVRKLFDCHAWITVSQSYTVVELLRKLLCKFYEDKKNSPPQNVSTMDRESLIDEVRNYLNGKRE; from the exons ATGTGTAACTGGGACTACTTAGTGTCCTTCGCTCGTGCGGTGTATCCAATAATTGTGGATGTATTCAATCAGGTCAGGGGTGTAAAAAAGGAGTCTGCAGACATTGAAGCTGATCTGGAAAGCTTTAAAGCTTTCATCCATGGTGCTGATAAAGAAGCTGAAGATGAACAAGATGCTGATAGGCgtgaaggaataaaaaaaatggtgaaaCAGCTGAGAGAAGCAGCTTTTTGCATGGAAGATGTCATCGATGAATATGAGATCTCCTGTGAGGAAAAGCAACCTGGTGATCCTGGATGTGCAGTTTTACCCTGTGATGCTGTTGGCTTCACGAAAACTCTGATCCCTCGTATTCTATTAGCGTATAAGATTCACGATGTGAAATCACTTGTCTGTGGAATcaaggaaagatatggtttatGTAGCCAATTTTCTTTAGAACAAAGACCATACAGTTCTAGAGGAAATCAAAATGCCGCGTGGCAAAACATTAGACTGGCTGCTCTACATACTCATGAAGCTGACACTGAGGGTTTGGAAGGCCCGAGAAAAATTTTGAAAGATTGGTTGGTAGATGGACTCAAAGAGCTCACTGTCATCACCGTGGAAGGAATGGGAGGATTGGGTAAAACCACTCTCAGCAAGCAAGTTTTTGACAACCCAGATGTCCGTAAGCTTTTTGATTGTCATGCATGGATCACTGTATCTCAATCCTACACTGTAGTAGAATTGCTGAGGAAATTGTTGTGCAAGTTTTACGAAGATAAAAAGAATAGTCCTCCCCAGAATGTTTCTACCATGGATCGAGAGTCGTTGATAGATGAAGTGAGAAACTACCTGAACGGCAAGAG GGAATAA